From a region of the Euwallacea similis isolate ESF13 chromosome 3, ESF131.1, whole genome shotgun sequence genome:
- the LOC136419712 gene encoding transmembrane protease serine 9-like, which produces MLIPIPILTQDINPNCVYYQEMTLGERYYIFNKEYPGNYSSGTACQWRALSPINSKVVLACDAVHLPKSLNCFQDRLEISSTENDIHKYCGDGGFMFVTKENTLDFVQRSTTRSPGGSFLCTITSIEDKTEENQNSFQNLDKEPGCQCGWKNDKRIVGGHDTLVNEYPAMAGVVRIDTGGIFCGGTIISRKYVLTAAHCVVNQDVNNYRVLVGDHDTSIGSDTNSSAIYRARKFIVHPKYNSSNYNNDLALIKVDTLMFNDNVGPICLPFRYTANIFTGENVTAVGWGHKEFSGTNSDILQEVDLEIITNQMCKVQANFTISSSQICTYTPDKDACQSDSGGPLFWQNFHNMKKLFLVGVISYGVGCASSSPGVHTRVTSFLNWIIEATNSWLLLTSQWLLLTLVLPTAGQSCQYSEYLVADHKYVIHNYEYPNKYNQFTSCIWILSTMPGSSIYISCNVNLPQSQNCQADKFYVSRTGNSQLSDAQIYCGNGNISLYSKSNVLSVGLYGLSRPGGKFLCTVTAVKGNDSHLPLDQDQYDNCDCGWRQMKRITGGVNTGVNEFPFMVALIYNSNMWCGGSLISDRFVLSAAHCVVNKKATDFALLVGDHDITTGSDTPDSAIYQVSAYEIHPNYDISSQKNDIALLQSSTQIYFGLSVGPVCLPLKYTYQSFAGQPVTLIGWGQTEFGGQISNVLQKTQVNVISNSQCASQQTEPIIDGELCTYYPGEIRDACQFDSGGPVVWFDPASQRFQLVGIISHGVACGISAPAINTRVTEYLIWIIDRTSENYCVK; this is translated from the exons ATGCTGATTCCAATCCCTATACTGACTCAGGATATCAATCCAAACTGCGTGTACTACCAAGAGATGACTTTAGGCGAGAGGtactatattttcaataaagaatATCCGGGAAATTACTCCTCTGGAACTGCCTGTCAGTGGAGGGCCCTTAGTCCTATTAACTCCAAAGTTGTCTTAGCTTGTGACGCCGTTCATTTGCCCAAA TCATTGAACTGCTTCCAGGATCGCTTGGAAATCTCATCAACTGAAAACGATATTCACAAGTATTGCGGAGATGGGGGATTTATGTTTGTCACTAAAGAGAATACTTTGGACTTTg TACAGAGAAGCACTACTAGATCTCCAGGAGGGAGTTTCCTCTGCACTATAACTTCAATTGAAGACAAGACTGAGGAGAACCAgaattcttttcaaaatctaGATAAAGAACCCGGTTGCCAGTGTGGTTGGAAAAATGAT AAGCGAATTGTTGGAGGTCATGATACCTTGGTAAATGAGTATCCAGCTATGGCTGGAGTGGTGAGAATTGACACTGGAGGGATATTCTGCGGTGGTACtattatttcaagaaaatacgTTTTAACAGCTGCTCATTGTGTAGTTAACCAAGACGTGAACAATTACCGAGTATTAGTAGGTGACCATGACACCTCTATAG GATCCGACACAAATTCTTCAGCAATATATCGAGCACGTAAATTTATAGTTCATCCAAAATACAACTCATCTAACTATAATAACGATCTGGCTTTAATTAAAGTGGACACTTTGATGTTCAATGATAACGTTGGTCCTATTTGCTTGCCGTTTAGGTACACTGCGAATATTTTTACCGGAGAAAATGTTACTGCTGTAG GTTGGGGCCATAAGGAGTTTTCAGGAACGAATTCGGATATTCTCCAAGAGGTAGACTTGGAAATTATTACCAATCAAATGTGTAAGGTACAGGCAAATTTTACTATTTCTTCATCACAGATTTGCACTTATACGCCCGATAAAGATGCTTGTCAAAGTGACTCTG gAGGCCCGcttttttggcaaaacttTCATAACATGAAGAAGCTCTTTCTGGTTGGAGTTATTTCATATGGGGTGGGATGCGCATCTAGCTCTCCTGGAGTTCATACACGAGTAACGTCGTTTTTGAATTGGATCATCGAAGCCACAA attCCTGGTTGCTGTTAACTTCTCAATGGCTACTTCTTACTTTAGTACTACCTACAGCAGGCCAGTCATGTCAATATTCCGAATATTTGGTTGCAGACCACAAATATGTTATACATAACTATGAATACCCCAACAAGTACAATCAATTTACCAGTTGTATCTGGATTTTAAGCACCATGCCTGGATCCAGTATTTACATATCGTGCAATGTCAATTTGCCGCAG AGCCAAAATTGCCAGGCAGATAAATTTTACGTGTCCAGAACTGGCAATTCTCAACTATCAGATGCGCAGATATATTGTGGAAATGGGAATATATCGTTATACAGTAAGAGCAACGTCCTCTCAGTGG GGCTCTATGGTCTATCCCGCCCAGGAGGAAAATTCCTTTGTACAGTCACTGCGGTGAAAGGCAATGATTCCCATTTACCGTTAGATCAAGATCAATATGACAATTGCGATTGTGGATGGCGGCAAATG AAGCGTATCACTGGAGGCGTGAATACAGGTGTGAATGAGTTTCCCTTCATGGTAGCGTTAATATACAATAGTAACATGTGGTGCGGAGGCAGCTTAATATCAGATCGCTTTGTGTTATCAGCTGCCCACTGCGTAGTCAACAAGAAAGCCACAGATTTTGCCCTTCTGGTTGGAGATCATGATATCACCACAG GTTCCGACACTCCAGACAGTGCGATATATCAAGTTTCAGCCTACGAAATACATCCAAACTACGATATTTCTTCTCAAAAGAACGATATAGCGCTTCTGCAGTCTAGTACCCAAATCTACTTTGGTCTCAGTGTAGGCCCAGTATGTCTACCGCTCAAATATACTTATCAAAGCTTCGCTGGACAACCTGTAACTCTTATTG GTTGGGGTCAAACTGAATTCGGCGGTCAAATTTCAAATGTCCTCCAAAAGACTCAAGTCAATGTGATATCGAACTCACAGTGCGCTTCACAGCAAACTGAGCCCATTATTGATGGTGAATTGTGCACGTACTATCCCGGCGAGATTAGGGATGCTTGCCAGTTTGATTCTGGAG GTCCAGTGGTTTGGTTTGATCCAGCTTCTCAAAGATTTCAGCTGGTTGGAATAATTTCCCATGGGGTAGCTTGTGGAATATCTGCTCCCGCAATAAACACCAGGGTTACTGAATATTTGATATGGATCATTGATAGAACGA gTGAGAATTATTGCGTCAAATAA
- the LOC136419732 gene encoding DALR anticodon-binding domain-containing protein 3 codes for MNPLTHHIETVYNILLGYIPNEEETLIKMHTRNLEELGDMSFPIPLKNWSHLIKKPQNSYCETIFQYKLQENDVNNALLQLMKHLNAGIGKMRTFKTIKSSAHLFLERPILFHEGIKKALNSNSTYGQYQLFKRNIKLTIANSEHLSENHNLMDLTTLRLQIIKETIERILILTTPFDLENFIEITISQSNDTKPTIVCGPVLNELGVKDLEHKAIDFFNKRIADMRLMAQHRYRVNMKSPSDWNELFSKLGIASVTIELLSNKPHKSVKVTLNDLSSANKGPSFMFYNCARLSILLNEFESKVNKGIYQQLPKVHEIDFTLLKQPEEWELLYIYILQFPHVIKSCIRGVEKGNVNPQHLITFLSSLSSVFSVYYRRVRILTEPRDHMFNLIHARICLLKGVQVVFHNALKLLNINPIKEM; via the coding sequence ATGAACCCTCTTACCCACCATATCGAAACGGTATATAACATACTTCTTGGTTATATTCCAAATGAAGAAGAAACGCTCATAAAGATGCATACAAGGAACTTAGAAGAATTAGGAGACATGAGTTTTCCAATTCCTTTGAAAAACTGGTCTCACTTGATAAAGAAACCTCAGAATAGCTATTGTGAAACTATTTTCCAGTACAAGCTGCAGGAAAATGACGTTAACAATGCCTTACTGCAACTAATGAAACACTTAAATGCGGGGATTGGGAAAATGCGAACTTTTAAAACCATCAAAAGTAGTGCTCATTTATTTCTTGAAAGACCTATACTGTTTCATGAAGGCATTAAAAAAGCCTTGAATAGTAATTCTACTTATGGGCAATATCAACTGTTCAAGAGAAACATTAAACTTACAATTGCCAACAGTGAACACTTATCAGAAAACCATAACTTAATGGACTTAACAACTTTAAGGCTACAAATCATCAAAGAAACTATTGAAAGGATTTTAATACTAACTACCCCTTTTGATTTGGAAAACTTTATTGAAATAACAATATCTCAAAGCAATGATACTAAACCAACAATTGTTTGTGGCCCAGTATTGAATGAACTGGGTGTTAAAGACCTTGAACATAAAGCAATagatttctttaataaaagaattgcAGACATGCGTCTGATGGCTCAGCATAGATACAGAGTAAACATGAAATCACCTTCTGATTGGAATGAGCTTTTTTCAAAGTTGGGAATTGCTTCTGTGACCATTGAATTACTGTCCAATAAACCTCATAAATCTGTTAAAGTAACTCTTAATGATCTGAGCAGTGCCAACAAAGGACCCTCATTTATGTTCTACAATTGTGCTCGACTGTCAATTCTATTAAACGAGTTTGAAAGCAAAGTTAATAAAGGGATCTATCAACAGCTTCCTAAAGTGcatgaaattgattttacaCTGCTAAAACAACCAGAGGAATGGgaacttttgtatatttacattttacagTTTCCACATGTCATTAAGAGCTGCATTAGAGGTGTTGAAAAAGGAAATGTTAATCCTCAacatttaataacatttttatcaagTTTGTCTTCAGTGTTTAGTGTCTATTACAGAAGAGTGAGAATACTGACTGAGCCCAGAGATcatatgtttaatttaatacatgccagaatatgtttattaaaaggaGTTCAAGTGGTTTTTCACAATGccttaaaattgttaaatatcaACCCAATTAAAGAAATGTAA
- the LOC136419733 gene encoding copper chaperone for superoxide dismutase-like, which translates to MTSIKIQFLVQMTCDSCVKAVRKSLENVDGVKSVEVDLAKGSVVVDSTLPTLNLLKRLESTGKLIAIKGYAGSIAAVSILEAGDKSVKGVIRFVQATPDTCIIDGTVDGLRPGNYNLEVHECGDLSEGCSSIGNIFNPASYFGKRTYGSLGEVSAERNGRSEFRLEDKVLKLSDIIGRSFVVSTQTNEKSSIPVSCGIIARSAGLFQNPKTICACDGTTIWDEVSKPNSKSSL; encoded by the exons ATGACAtcaataaaaatccaatttttggTTCAAATGACCTGCGACTCTTGTGTTAAGGCAGTGAGGAAAAGTTTGGAAAATGTCGATGGAGTGAAAAGCGTAGAAGTTGATCTTGCAAAAGGTTCCGTTGTCGTCGATTCAACTTTGCCTACATTAAACTTATTGAAGAGACTAGAATCTACAGGAAAACTTATTGCGATTAAAG GTTATGCAGGAAGTATTGCTGCAGTTTCAATCCTTGAAGCTGGTGACAAATCTGTAAAAGGGGTAATTCGGTTTGTTCAAGCTACTCCTGACACCTGTATTATTGATGGAACTGTAGATGGCTTGCGCCCTGGTAATTACAACCTTGAAGTACATGAATGTGGAGACTTATCTGAAG GGTGTTCAAGTATTGGGAACATATTTAATCCTGCAAGCTATTTTGGCAAAAGAACTTATGGGAGTCTAGGAGAGGTGTCTGCAGAAAGGAATGGAAGGAGTGAGTTTCGTTTGGAAGATAAAGTGTTGAAATTATCAGATATTATTGGAAGGTCATTTGTTGTGTCTACTCAG ACAAACGAAAAATCCAGCATTCCGGTATCATGTGGAATAATTGCTAGGTCCGCAGGGCTTTTTCAAAATCCAAAAACAATTTGCGCCTGCGATGGAACAACCATTTGGGATGAGGTGTCCAAACCCAATTCAAAATCAAGTTTGTGA
- the LOC136419864 gene encoding protein Cep89 homolog isoform X1 — MMCLQQSCLPANSRKMINHEVPSVKPRRKYLEVPVHRSERDKPVAVKKTYSTNFNARKYRGKTDNPGAKISEVIIEIPEKNSPGRISKRALNEEIERLVKDNEEIASKFNELENLSVKKILRLKEKVGNLQELNAEVTKENEAIKYRYCELQKSYEDLYNELEISKVCKRCEELREQADRVNEENRLLKKRNGEICEDLGMLKTVVYRLNVQLERYQEKLRHHNISIEKYSHLQPQKSSTQFREEEIINVLSADHQNHRHTPISWGSVNSHTLGPLLDAYQDTLNEKDEIIQNYEMNLADFTGKMKEVIEENENLYKRLTEDEACSSKLGDQLRKIKSELGPIRDQNDALIKKCALKQDKIEEILKVYENKVEQMKRDYQVVHEEYIKVRTENSSLKERIKIVSDSQDDFKNERQNYIPVSVHTASVNECKKWYEELKQQYEHEMRKMKDSTNLQADSINELNGTIQCLKKSKEELQGKVLKLEKELKKSESKQLDLDHALKEVQLSRSACRKQLHKAMCFAKDMVAEQETLLRALNQRQLENRAVKKIGSEMALRMDSLKSQLKDVQKSAWEEFSTVEQRIQEQTDLIEVMKQDHEKEIEELKLVIAEQEEKLTKNEGEREKRIAVSHYQLFKEKYK, encoded by the exons ATGATGTGTTTGCAGCAAAGCTGTTTACCTGCCAATTCCAGGAAAATGATAAACCATGAGGTGCCATCAGTAAAACCCAGAAGGAAATACTTGGAAGTGCCAGTGCATAGGTCAGAACGAGACAAACCTGTCGCAGTAAAGAAAACTTATTCAACCAACTTCAATGCCAGAAAATACAGGGGCAAAACTGACAATCCTGGGGCAAAAATCAGCGAAGTCATAATAGAAATACCGGAAAAAAACTCTCCTGGTAGAATCAGCAAGAGAGCCCTCAATGAGGAAATTGAGAGGCTTGTCAAAGACAATGAGGAGATTGCCTCAAAGTTCAACGAACTAGAAAATCTTTCAGTGAAAAAAATCCTGAGGCTGAAAGAGAAAGTGGGTAATTTGCAGGAACTGAACGCTGAGGTGACCAAGGAAAATGAAGCTATCAAGTATCGATACTGTGAGCTGCAGAAATCTTATGAGGATCTTTATAATGAGCTGGAAATTAGTAAAGTGTGTAAACGATGTGAAGAACTTAGGGAGCAAGCTGATAGagttaatgaagaaaataggTTGTTGAAGAAAAGGAATGGGGAAATATGCGAAGATTTGGGGATGTTAAAGACTGTGGTTTACAG ATTGAACGTGCAGTTGGAAAGATACCAAGAAAAGCTGAGGCACCATAACATAAGCATAGAAAAATACTCTCACCTGCAACCTCAAAAGTCTTCTACTCAATTTAGGGAAGAAGAGATCATCAACGTTCTCTCTGCTGATCACCAAAATCATAGGCATACGCCTATATCATGGGGATCCGTAAATAGCCACACTTTAGGGCCTCTATTGG atgcCTATCAAGACACATTAAATGAGAAGGATGAAATTATCCAAAACTACGAAATGAATTTGGCTGATTTTACTGGAAAGATGAAGGAagttattgaagaaaatgaaaacttgtATAAGAGGCTTACTGAAGATGAAGCTTGCAGCAGCAAATTGGGGGATCAATTAAGGAAGATTAAATCTGAGCTAGGTCCTATACGAGATCAGAATGATGCGCTGATAAAGAAGTGTGCCTTAAAGCAGGATAAAATTGAGGAGATACTTAAGGTGTATGAAAATAAGG TGGAACAGATGAAGAGGGATTACCAAGTGGTCCATGAGGAATATATTAAAGTTAGAACCGAAAACTCATCCTTAAAGGAGAGAATTAAAATAGTGAGCGATTCTCAAGACGACTTCAAAAATGAGCGCCAAAATTATATTCCGGTTTCTGTTCATACAGCCAGTGTGAATGAATGCAAAAA GTGGTACGAGGAACTTAAGCAACAGTATGAACACGAAATGAGGAAGATGAAAGATAGTACTAACTTGCAGGCTGACTCCATTAATGAACTAAATGGTACAATTCAGTGtctgaaaaaatctaaagaagAACTACaaggaaaagttttaaaactgGAGAAAGAACTTAA GAAATCTGAATCTAAACAGTTAGATTTAGACCACGCCCTAAAAGAAGTGCAATTATCACGCAGTGCTTGCCGAAAACAGCTGCATAAAGCTATGTGTTTCGCCAAAGACATGGTAGCTGAACAGGAAACGCTTCTTCGTGCCTTAAACCAGCGTCAACTGGAAAACCGAGCAGTGAAGAAAATCGGCTCCGAAATGGCCCTGAGGATGGATTCACTGAAAAGTCAGCTAAAG gaTGTACAAAAATCTGCCTGGGAAGAGTTTTCAACGGTAGAACAGAGAATTCAAGAGCAAACGGACTTGATTGAAGTCATGAAACAAGATCATGAGAAAGAGATTGAAGAGTTGAAGCTAGTTATTGCAGAACAGGAGGAGAAGTTGACAAAAAATGAAGGTGAAAGGGAGAAACGAATTGCCGTTAGTCATTACCAATTGTTCAAAGAGAAATATAAATga
- the wash gene encoding WASH complex subunit 1 has protein sequence MAHYSIQTVPHNLSKEETIIQMVETLDHLKAITQDIFSRVNKRLDKNTEKLSSISKRIDVAASKVQLLKADTKAKTVFSSSKYPAADINKDYVSIFSDSPHIERQRHEINYKKYITTYEPLSKLQFFHVKTLNQKESSIPEGLGDIPHDIKCINDLLLFNTGRNIYKDFKPGDSHKDSEHINSNNDYYTTSELGPAPFSINQRSSMQHANKDNYFYTPKVEELPDLDVPWDLPDLPGIADDVRYEIDIGTIITPSVVNTTSPNVELDLPDLVEVKADIETLTAVSAVPPPPPIEDIPILPPVHQAVEAPPQVKEHIQESKKPPSPPPVAILPTNDSHASLMDAIRKAGGSQKANLRKILEKPEVAKGSRKLAPTGDLMADLHSKLMMRRKGISGIKNPDQGGSTADSTFARLSSIIPPPTKSSDAGSGVSTDEDAWNDDD, from the coding sequence ATGGCCCACTATTCAATTCAAACCGTCCCCCATAATCTAAGCAAAGAAGAAACCATAATTCAAATGGTAGAAACTCTAGATCATCTGAAAGCAATTACTCAAGACATATTTTCCCGAGTTAATAAAAGATTGGacaaaaatactgaaaaactATCTAGTATTTCTAAACGAATAGATGTGGCTGCGTCTAAAGTGCAATTGTTGAAAGCAGATACAAAGGCAAAGACTGTGTTTTCAAGTAGCAAATATCCTGCTGCAGATATCAATAAGGATTATGTGTCAATCTTCAGTGATTCACCACATATTGAGAGACAAAGAcatgaaattaattacaaaaaatatatcaccACATATGAACCTTTGTCAAAATTGCAGTTCTTTCATGTAAAAACCTTAAATCAAAAAGAGTCTTCAATTCCTGAAGGCTTAGGAGACATTCCTCATGatataaaatgcataaatgaCCTCCTCTTGTTTAATACTGGCCGCAACAtttataaagattttaaaCCTGGAGATTCTCATAAGGACTCTGAACACATTAATAGCAACAATGACTATTACACAACATCAGAGTTGGGCCCTGCACCTTTCTCCATAAACCAGAGATCCTCAATGCAACATGCAAACAAGGACAACTATTTTTACACCCCTAAAGTTGAAGAGCTACCTGACTTAGATGTTCCATGGGATCTGCCAGATTTGCCAGGAATTGCTGATGATGTAAGATATGAAATTGATATTGGTACAATCATAACACCATCAGTAGTCAATACCACTAGTCCTAATGTTGAATTAGATTTGCCTGATTTAGTTGAAGTAAAGGCAGATATAGAGACTTTAACGGCCGTTTCTGCAGTCCCACCACCTCCTCCTATTGAAGACATTCCAATTTTGCCTCCAGTGCACCAAGCTGTAGAAGCTCCACCACAAGTAAAAGAACACATTCAAGAGTCAAAGAAACCTCCCTCTCCGCCCCCAGTAGCAATCTTACCTACCAATGATTCTCATGCAAGTTTAATGGATGCAATAAGGAAAGCTGGAGGGTCTCAGAAGGCTAATCTGAGAAAAATTCTTGAGAAACCTGAAGTTGCTAAAGGATCAAGGAAACTTGCACCTACAGGGGATTTAATGGCAGATTTACATTCCAAATTAATGATGCGAAGGAAAGGTATATCAGGAATTAAGAATCCAGATCAGGGCGGCTCTACTGCTGATTCTACTTTTGCGCGACTTTCTTCGATAATTCCACCTCCAACGAAAAGTAGCGATGCGGGGAGTGGAGTTTCAACCGATGAAGATGCTTGGAATGATGATGATTGA
- the LOC136419864 gene encoding protein Cep89 homolog isoform X2, with translation MINHEVPSVKPRRKYLEVPVHRSERDKPVAVKKTYSTNFNARKYRGKTDNPGAKISEVIIEIPEKNSPGRISKRALNEEIERLVKDNEEIASKFNELENLSVKKILRLKEKVGNLQELNAEVTKENEAIKYRYCELQKSYEDLYNELEISKVCKRCEELREQADRVNEENRLLKKRNGEICEDLGMLKTVVYRLNVQLERYQEKLRHHNISIEKYSHLQPQKSSTQFREEEIINVLSADHQNHRHTPISWGSVNSHTLGPLLDAYQDTLNEKDEIIQNYEMNLADFTGKMKEVIEENENLYKRLTEDEACSSKLGDQLRKIKSELGPIRDQNDALIKKCALKQDKIEEILKVYENKVEQMKRDYQVVHEEYIKVRTENSSLKERIKIVSDSQDDFKNERQNYIPVSVHTASVNECKKWYEELKQQYEHEMRKMKDSTNLQADSINELNGTIQCLKKSKEELQGKVLKLEKELKKSESKQLDLDHALKEVQLSRSACRKQLHKAMCFAKDMVAEQETLLRALNQRQLENRAVKKIGSEMALRMDSLKSQLKDVQKSAWEEFSTVEQRIQEQTDLIEVMKQDHEKEIEELKLVIAEQEEKLTKNEGEREKRIAVSHYQLFKEKYK, from the exons ATGATAAACCATGAGGTGCCATCAGTAAAACCCAGAAGGAAATACTTGGAAGTGCCAGTGCATAGGTCAGAACGAGACAAACCTGTCGCAGTAAAGAAAACTTATTCAACCAACTTCAATGCCAGAAAATACAGGGGCAAAACTGACAATCCTGGGGCAAAAATCAGCGAAGTCATAATAGAAATACCGGAAAAAAACTCTCCTGGTAGAATCAGCAAGAGAGCCCTCAATGAGGAAATTGAGAGGCTTGTCAAAGACAATGAGGAGATTGCCTCAAAGTTCAACGAACTAGAAAATCTTTCAGTGAAAAAAATCCTGAGGCTGAAAGAGAAAGTGGGTAATTTGCAGGAACTGAACGCTGAGGTGACCAAGGAAAATGAAGCTATCAAGTATCGATACTGTGAGCTGCAGAAATCTTATGAGGATCTTTATAATGAGCTGGAAATTAGTAAAGTGTGTAAACGATGTGAAGAACTTAGGGAGCAAGCTGATAGagttaatgaagaaaataggTTGTTGAAGAAAAGGAATGGGGAAATATGCGAAGATTTGGGGATGTTAAAGACTGTGGTTTACAG ATTGAACGTGCAGTTGGAAAGATACCAAGAAAAGCTGAGGCACCATAACATAAGCATAGAAAAATACTCTCACCTGCAACCTCAAAAGTCTTCTACTCAATTTAGGGAAGAAGAGATCATCAACGTTCTCTCTGCTGATCACCAAAATCATAGGCATACGCCTATATCATGGGGATCCGTAAATAGCCACACTTTAGGGCCTCTATTGG atgcCTATCAAGACACATTAAATGAGAAGGATGAAATTATCCAAAACTACGAAATGAATTTGGCTGATTTTACTGGAAAGATGAAGGAagttattgaagaaaatgaaaacttgtATAAGAGGCTTACTGAAGATGAAGCTTGCAGCAGCAAATTGGGGGATCAATTAAGGAAGATTAAATCTGAGCTAGGTCCTATACGAGATCAGAATGATGCGCTGATAAAGAAGTGTGCCTTAAAGCAGGATAAAATTGAGGAGATACTTAAGGTGTATGAAAATAAGG TGGAACAGATGAAGAGGGATTACCAAGTGGTCCATGAGGAATATATTAAAGTTAGAACCGAAAACTCATCCTTAAAGGAGAGAATTAAAATAGTGAGCGATTCTCAAGACGACTTCAAAAATGAGCGCCAAAATTATATTCCGGTTTCTGTTCATACAGCCAGTGTGAATGAATGCAAAAA GTGGTACGAGGAACTTAAGCAACAGTATGAACACGAAATGAGGAAGATGAAAGATAGTACTAACTTGCAGGCTGACTCCATTAATGAACTAAATGGTACAATTCAGTGtctgaaaaaatctaaagaagAACTACaaggaaaagttttaaaactgGAGAAAGAACTTAA GAAATCTGAATCTAAACAGTTAGATTTAGACCACGCCCTAAAAGAAGTGCAATTATCACGCAGTGCTTGCCGAAAACAGCTGCATAAAGCTATGTGTTTCGCCAAAGACATGGTAGCTGAACAGGAAACGCTTCTTCGTGCCTTAAACCAGCGTCAACTGGAAAACCGAGCAGTGAAGAAAATCGGCTCCGAAATGGCCCTGAGGATGGATTCACTGAAAAGTCAGCTAAAG gaTGTACAAAAATCTGCCTGGGAAGAGTTTTCAACGGTAGAACAGAGAATTCAAGAGCAAACGGACTTGATTGAAGTCATGAAACAAGATCATGAGAAAGAGATTGAAGAGTTGAAGCTAGTTATTGCAGAACAGGAGGAGAAGTTGACAAAAAATGAAGGTGAAAGGGAGAAACGAATTGCCGTTAGTCATTACCAATTGTTCAAAGAGAAATATAAATga